One window from the genome of Nicotiana sylvestris chromosome 9, ASM39365v2, whole genome shotgun sequence encodes:
- the LOC138878540 gene encoding uncharacterized protein → MARNIHTLHLYNKLSLFPPSITFFVTILLVLSIFSMVAFLCGVGGHKREKEKKKSVQLGGKKPAGRLESNISSTKALLMAKMISWKKEQDDEDDNQPKENWEDENVLWKRTIIKGEKCRPLDFSGKISYDAKGNMVLD, encoded by the coding sequence ATGGCTAGGAACATTCATACTCTTCATCTTTATAACAAACTTTCTTTATTTCCTCCTTCTATAACCTTTTTCGTAACAATTCTATTAGTGTTATCCATATTCTCTATGGTGGCCTTTTTATGTGGAGTTGGAGGTCACAAGagggaaaaggagaagaaaaagagtGTGCAATTGGGTGGTAAAAAGCCAGCGGGAAGGTTAGAGAGCAACATAAGTAGTACTAAAGCTCTTTTGATGGCCAAAATGATATCTTGGAAAAAAGAGCAAGACGATGAAGATGATAatcaaccaaaggaaaattgggaAGATGAGAATGTACTGTGGAAAAGAACAATTATTAAAGGAGAAAAATGCCGGCCATTGGATTTTTCAGGCAAGATTTCATATGATGCTAAAGGAAATATGGTGCTGGATTAA